CGTTTCCGAACGTGACCGCCTTACAAGGAAAATCCTCGATATTTCCGGCGTGGTCAACGTCCGCAACGTTATGTCCGGCGACGACGGCCTCCACGTGAAAGCCATCGGCGAGGACACCACGTCGCTACAGCGCATCGCCAGCGAGATTGAGGACCTCGGCATCGCCATCGAGGACGAGAGCCTCATTAAGGAAGAGTACCATCAGCCCTACCAGCCTTACGGCCCGACGGACGCCACGCACTCCCAGCCGGCGACGAACGTGTTAAGCCTCGTCGGTGACGCACAAGTTGTAGACTTGACCGTCACCGAGGACGCGCCAGTCGCCGGCAAAACGCTGGCGGAGGCAAAAGAGCAGGGCTTGCTCGGCAAGGACGTCCTAGTAGTCGCCATCGAACGCGGAGAGGAAGTCGTGTCGGCAAACGGCCGTACCGAGATTCGACCCGGAGACCTCGTCTCCTTGTTTTCCCCAGTCGGTATCCGAAACGACACCCTTGACGGGTTCGGCGGCACTGCAGCGAAGCGAGCGTAGGTCGTATTCAATTAGATGCACATGATTGGCAGGTGACCGGACTCGGTCGATTCGAGGAGTACGGACTGCAGTTCTTCCTTGCAGGTGAGCTCGCGTTCTGGTATGCGCCCGACGAGGAACTCACGCCGGGCGAAGTGGTGTGTCACAGGCTCGTCCTCGATAGCGATTCCCGCCGGGTTAACTAGCGATGCTGTTGATCGAGGCGTTGGACATCGATCAGGAGACGCTCACAGACACTGCAACGTGGTACGATCTGGAATCCACGGTCGCTGCGATGTACCAGGCACTGCAGGGAGGGGTCGACGACTCGGACGAGATCCCTGTCGTCCTTCCAAGTGAATCAGAATTTATGGCGCTC
Above is a genomic segment from Haloprofundus halobius containing:
- a CDS encoding Lrp/AsnC family transcriptional regulator, whose protein sequence is MAHEQPIRMDYRLDEIDRLALYYLGSDARNTTATEIAEQVNVSAGTVRNRLNQLEQHGILRGYPAHIDYERADGLLTGLFVCSASVSERDRLTRKILDISGVVNVRNVMSGDDGLHVKAIGEDTTSLQRIASEIEDLGIAIEDESLIKEEYHQPYQPYGPTDATHSQPATNVLSLVGDAQVVDLTVTEDAPVAGKTLAEAKEQGLLGKDVLVVAIERGEEVVSANGRTEIRPGDLVSLFSPVGIRNDTLDGFGGTAAKRA